One Roseimaritima multifibrata DNA window includes the following coding sequences:
- a CDS encoding sulfite exporter TauE/SafE family protein encodes MLGLAILFGCIVGFALGLTGGGGGVFAVPLLVYGLAIAPREAIGISLASVGGTALFGAIPRLIRGEVELRTGLLFAVAGMVGAPAGAYLSKLIPDRILLSLFAMLMLLVAYRMWSKTKNPEVASGLCLTENAPGEDRSACQRDADGKLRLTSKCARLLVVVGLMTGVLSGMFGVGGGFVIVPALVLFSGMAIHQAVGTSLFVIVLVSISGVASHVAAGNPLSWEITGQFMIGGFAGMWLGGVVAKKLKGPTLQRTFSIAVVLVAMFVIAKSVIL; translated from the coding sequence ATGCTCGGTCTAGCGATCCTCTTCGGCTGCATCGTTGGCTTCGCACTGGGACTGACCGGTGGAGGTGGCGGCGTCTTCGCGGTGCCTCTACTGGTCTACGGACTGGCGATTGCCCCGCGTGAAGCGATCGGAATCTCGCTGGCATCGGTTGGCGGGACCGCACTCTTCGGGGCGATCCCACGATTGATTCGTGGCGAAGTGGAACTGCGGACCGGTCTGCTATTCGCCGTCGCCGGAATGGTGGGAGCCCCCGCGGGGGCTTACCTGTCGAAGTTAATCCCCGATCGAATCCTGTTGTCGCTGTTCGCGATGTTAATGTTGCTGGTCGCCTATCGCATGTGGTCAAAAACAAAAAACCCGGAAGTAGCGAGCGGTCTTTGTTTAACCGAAAACGCTCCGGGGGAGGATCGAAGCGCATGCCAACGAGACGCCGACGGAAAACTGCGTTTGACGTCCAAGTGTGCTCGCTTGCTGGTAGTCGTTGGGCTGATGACCGGCGTGTTATCGGGGATGTTCGGCGTTGGAGGCGGGTTTGTGATCGTTCCCGCGTTGGTGCTGTTCAGCGGAATGGCGATCCACCAAGCCGTAGGGACATCTCTGTTTGTAATCGTATTGGTCAGTATCAGTGGCGTCGCCTCTCACGTCGCCGCAGGCAATCCGCTTTCGTGGGAAATTACTGGTCAATTCATGATTGGTGGGTTTGCCGGAATGTGGCTTGGCGGTGTGGTCGCCAAGAAACTGAAAGGTCCAACTCTCCAGAGAACATTTTCCATCGCTGTCGTTTTAGTTGCGATGTTCGTTATCGCTAAATCCGTCATTCTGTAA
- a CDS encoding ArsR/SmtB family transcription factor: MATKPKTTKKPDKPAGTVGDFAEAAECLKVLAHPVRLRVVQLLLHGRYTVGELAADCGIPDNVGSEHLRLLQRCGFLVSEKEGRKVYYEVAEPHLEQLMACIQGRFLLPGP; this comes from the coding sequence ATGGCCACCAAACCCAAGACCACCAAAAAACCGGACAAGCCTGCGGGCACTGTCGGGGACTTTGCGGAAGCCGCTGAGTGCCTGAAAGTGCTTGCTCACCCGGTTCGTTTGCGGGTCGTTCAACTGCTGCTGCACGGGCGGTACACGGTTGGCGAATTGGCGGCGGACTGCGGCATTCCGGACAATGTTGGCTCGGAACACCTACGACTGCTGCAACGGTGCGGCTTTTTGGTCAGCGAGAAGGAAGGACGCAAGGTTTACTACGAAGTGGCGGAACCCCACCTGGAACAATTGATGGCCTGCATTCAAGGGCGATTCCTGCTTCCCGGTCCGTAA
- a CDS encoding FAD-dependent oxidoreductase has translation MKIVIIGGVAGGASAAARARRLNEKAEIIVFERGLHPSFANCGLPYYVGGKIEARAKLLVAPIEMLRERHRLDVRIRSNVTSIDRENQSVTVQNLDSGESYSESYDKLVIATGASPFRPPIPGIDGSRLLALRDLHDADRLHDLATSSATRAVVVGAGFVGIEIAENLQRRGLHVTVVELCDQILPPWDQEMILPVDAHLRKQGVDVRLEESATSFSEDESGLTVQLHSGKSIEADFAVVCIGVRPESALASEAGIECGPRGGIITNEHMQTNDSNIYAVGDVAQVRCFISNNPTQIPLAGPANRQGRIAADHMSGRSSTYRGTQGSAIVGIFDMTAAMTGLSEKQLQRSGTSYEKIYIHPSDHAGYYPGAAGMTLKLIFAPESGMILGAQAVGTTGVDKRIDVIAMAIQAGMTVYDLEEAELCYAPQYGHAKDPVNMAGFVASDVLRGDQPIVHIADLQSRHNAGDQLIDVRTPPEFAAGHIPGSISIPLESLRGRLDELSTNRPITTYCKVGQRGYLAAKLLNQYGYHASNLSGGYKLWSNVSIRPDISS, from the coding sequence ATGAAAATTGTAATCATCGGCGGCGTTGCCGGCGGCGCATCGGCAGCAGCAAGGGCAAGACGCCTAAACGAAAAAGCGGAAATCATCGTTTTCGAACGAGGCCTCCATCCGTCGTTTGCTAATTGTGGTTTACCCTATTACGTCGGCGGGAAAATCGAAGCTCGAGCAAAACTATTGGTCGCGCCGATTGAAATGCTTCGCGAACGACATCGACTGGATGTGCGTATCCGCAGTAACGTAACGTCCATCGACCGAGAAAATCAGTCGGTAACCGTTCAAAACCTAGACAGCGGGGAAAGCTACTCCGAATCCTATGACAAACTGGTCATCGCGACCGGAGCCTCCCCGTTTCGGCCGCCGATTCCAGGCATCGATGGTTCACGTCTCCTTGCGCTTCGTGATCTTCACGATGCGGATCGTTTGCATGATCTTGCCACTTCCAGCGCGACGCGGGCGGTTGTCGTCGGTGCGGGATTTGTCGGAATTGAAATAGCCGAAAACCTACAGCGTCGGGGTCTTCACGTTACCGTCGTGGAATTATGCGACCAGATCTTACCTCCCTGGGATCAAGAAATGATCCTGCCAGTCGACGCCCATCTGCGTAAACAGGGCGTCGATGTGCGTCTAGAGGAATCGGCCACCAGCTTCAGCGAAGATGAATCGGGCTTAACGGTGCAACTTCACTCAGGGAAATCGATTGAAGCGGACTTTGCGGTTGTCTGCATTGGAGTTCGACCTGAAAGCGCTCTGGCAAGCGAAGCTGGAATCGAGTGCGGGCCTCGCGGCGGGATTATCACCAACGAACACATGCAAACGAATGACTCCAACATTTACGCGGTTGGTGACGTCGCACAGGTTCGTTGTTTCATTTCCAACAATCCAACCCAAATCCCACTTGCTGGACCTGCCAACCGGCAAGGCCGCATCGCCGCAGACCATATGTCAGGTCGATCCTCGACATACCGTGGAACGCAGGGTAGCGCTATCGTTGGGATTTTTGACATGACCGCGGCGATGACCGGTCTGAGCGAAAAACAATTGCAACGAAGTGGTACCTCGTACGAAAAAATCTACATCCATCCGTCGGACCATGCTGGATACTATCCAGGCGCAGCGGGGATGACTCTGAAGTTAATCTTTGCCCCCGAATCCGGCATGATCTTGGGTGCCCAAGCGGTCGGTACCACGGGAGTTGATAAACGAATCGACGTCATTGCGATGGCCATTCAGGCAGGCATGACGGTCTACGATTTAGAAGAAGCCGAACTGTGCTATGCACCTCAATATGGGCATGCAAAAGACCCGGTTAATATGGCCGGTTTTGTGGCATCCGACGTCCTTCGTGGTGACCAACCGATTGTCCATATCGCGGACCTGCAATCGCGGCACAATGCGGGCGACCAATTAATCGATGTACGGACACCCCCTGAGTTTGCGGCCGGTCATATCCCCGGTTCGATTAGCATCCCGCTGGAATCCCTTCGAGGTCGACTGGATGAACTATCAACAAACCGTCCCATTACGACCTACTGCAAGGTTGGCCAGCGCGGTTACTTAGCCGCCAAACTGCTAAATCAATATGGATACCACGCATCGAATCTTTCGGGTGGTTACAAATTATGGTCGAACGTTTCGATCCGTCCTGACATATCTTCTTAA
- a CDS encoding DUF1641 domain-containing protein — protein sequence METTSQRPPLADRLSDPATVEVLHRLLDHAESFDRMLLVAKDLPNLVAIAVDFFDAISRKASEEGIDIEERATALVRILGQITQPENMRAMEGLVSRLPRMEEGSAMLDELPNLFATAVDVFDEWAGKLKAEGIELEQSVRQGLHAALYLGSQVRKEELDRIGFLLKSDILDEHSVQTVGMAGSALSSCRRDTCEHGPAKRVGLFGLLGAIRDPNTQRALSFGLQFAKCFGGVLDDKQSPSSSKPSSSQNG from the coding sequence ATGGAAACCACGTCCCAACGACCGCCGTTGGCTGATCGTCTAAGCGATCCGGCGACGGTCGAAGTCTTGCATCGCCTACTCGATCATGCCGAGTCGTTCGATCGCATGCTGTTGGTCGCGAAAGACCTTCCTAACTTGGTCGCGATTGCGGTCGATTTCTTCGACGCGATCAGTCGCAAGGCTTCCGAGGAAGGCATCGACATCGAGGAGCGGGCGACCGCCTTGGTACGCATCCTTGGTCAGATCACCCAGCCGGAAAACATGCGTGCGATGGAAGGCTTAGTTTCCCGTCTGCCACGAATGGAAGAGGGGAGTGCGATGCTGGACGAATTGCCGAATCTTTTCGCGACCGCGGTCGACGTGTTTGACGAATGGGCTGGCAAGCTAAAAGCGGAAGGCATTGAACTGGAACAGAGCGTGCGACAAGGTTTACACGCAGCTTTGTACTTGGGCAGCCAAGTCCGTAAAGAGGAACTCGACCGCATCGGTTTCTTGCTGAAATCCGACATCCTTGACGAGCACTCCGTGCAAACAGTCGGCATGGCCGGTTCGGCCCTCTCCAGTTGCAGGCGTGACACCTGCGAGCACGGTCCGGCGAAACGAGTTGGATTGTTTGGATTGCTAGGAGCGATTCGCGATCCAAACACACAGCGAGCGTTGTCATTTGGCCTTCAGTTCGCCAAATGTTTTGGAGGGGTGCTTGATGACAAGCAATCCCCATCTTCATCGAAACCATCTTCCTCTCAAAATGGGTGA
- a CDS encoding outer membrane protein assembly factor BamB family protein, translating to MIPQTPVALAVLIAAVAVPHLKSTVRAQEDWPEHRGPGGDYHLTTSTDYPTAWSVSSEQNIRWRAPLPETGQSGIAISGDKLFLTCFRKLTTEDISSKGTWVSETRGYCLAADSGKILWSCDLPGQRPNQVNGTFTDSTTPTPVTDGKHVWFVNAGGFIACHTMDGRRVWAKEFQVRTKHSAKQFQPFLHGGNLYYAMMRDPEDPQRRTQTATDYDKNSKVGWPWMYVRYFDSLTGEATGLMPEGISVHSKGAIGSLNGDKVLLHAKGGSHSPPEKPYGIGLSRLGEGHECIWERPGLSFEGTHFIDSKHAYCFDRKDFFVLDLATGKTIKKINVKGAGTIIAFDQAKRRYQQPASAAKLPSRHLLTHRTNIGVGRYHFFMGGIAGILGRIDLETAEINYLQVPIQVVVENGTKKLLWNEFEAGDDTGSGFTVEGDKRRLSHGFGHISAATPIVVNNRIYFSTVLGTVYVIDATAQHFDEHSIIAVNDLGLPGKTWSLSPFTAANGNLYQRTSREIICIGNGN from the coding sequence GTGATTCCTCAAACACCAGTGGCCCTCGCAGTTCTCATCGCAGCGGTGGCGGTGCCTCATCTGAAATCAACCGTTCGAGCCCAGGAGGACTGGCCCGAACATCGTGGGCCTGGCGGCGACTACCACCTGACTACGTCAACGGACTATCCAACAGCCTGGAGCGTTTCGTCCGAGCAAAATATTCGCTGGAGAGCTCCATTGCCCGAAACCGGGCAGAGTGGAATTGCGATCTCGGGGGACAAATTATTTCTGACCTGTTTCAGAAAACTGACCACAGAGGACATCAGCTCAAAAGGAACATGGGTTTCAGAGACCCGTGGCTATTGCCTTGCGGCGGATAGCGGCAAGATTCTTTGGAGCTGCGATCTGCCGGGGCAGCGGCCGAACCAAGTGAACGGTACTTTTACCGATTCGACGACGCCAACCCCCGTGACCGATGGCAAGCATGTCTGGTTCGTCAACGCAGGTGGTTTTATTGCCTGTCATACCATGGATGGGCGGCGAGTCTGGGCGAAGGAATTTCAAGTCCGCACCAAACACTCGGCCAAACAGTTTCAGCCATTCTTGCATGGTGGCAACCTTTATTACGCGATGATGCGAGACCCAGAGGATCCGCAACGCCGAACTCAAACCGCCACCGACTACGACAAGAACAGCAAGGTCGGCTGGCCATGGATGTACGTCCGCTATTTCGACTCATTAACCGGCGAAGCGACTGGACTCATGCCGGAAGGGATCAGCGTCCACAGCAAAGGGGCTATTGGATCGCTGAATGGAGACAAAGTGTTATTGCATGCCAAAGGTGGCAGCCATAGTCCTCCCGAAAAGCCATACGGCATTGGTCTGTCTCGGCTGGGCGAGGGACATGAGTGCATCTGGGAACGGCCAGGGCTATCCTTTGAAGGGACGCACTTCATTGACTCAAAACATGCCTATTGCTTTGACCGAAAGGATTTCTTTGTACTCGACCTGGCCACCGGCAAAACGATTAAGAAAATTAACGTCAAAGGAGCCGGAACGATCATCGCGTTTGACCAGGCTAAGCGTCGCTACCAACAACCAGCATCTGCAGCGAAACTTCCCTCGCGGCACCTCTTGACTCATCGCACAAATATCGGTGTGGGCAGGTACCACTTCTTCATGGGCGGGATCGCAGGAATCTTAGGCCGAATCGATTTGGAAACCGCTGAAATCAACTACCTGCAGGTACCGATTCAAGTTGTTGTAGAAAACGGCACAAAGAAACTTTTGTGGAACGAATTTGAGGCAGGCGACGATACAGGATCTGGATTTACCGTCGAAGGAGATAAGCGTCGCCTAAGCCATGGGTTCGGACATATCTCTGCAGCCACGCCAATTGTCGTCAATAACCGGATCTACTTTTCAACCGTGCTGGGCACCGTCTACGTCATCGACGCAACCGCGCAGCACTTCGACGAGCATTCGATAATCGCCGTGAACGACCTTGGCCTACCCGGAAAGACATGGTCATTAAGTCCCTTCACCGCTGCCAATGGGAATCTGTACCAACGCACAAGTCGTGAAATTATCTGCATCGGAAACGGCAATTAG
- a CDS encoding rhodanese-like domain-containing protein — protein sequence MQEIDVKQLAGKQKGGDVDLIDVRMPTEYREVHADGAKNFPLDALDPKAIAGSRNGRSDQPLYLICKSGNRSSKAVQKFLDAGFENVVNVQGGTSAWVEAGLPVVRGKKSVSLERQVRIAAGFLALLGAVLGFFVHPYFVGISAFVGAGLMFAGITDTCAMGMMLAKMPWNKCSDGGSCSV from the coding sequence ATGCAAGAGATTGATGTGAAACAACTGGCCGGCAAGCAAAAAGGCGGCGATGTCGATTTGATCGACGTGCGGATGCCCACCGAATATCGCGAAGTTCATGCCGACGGGGCGAAAAATTTCCCGCTGGACGCACTTGATCCAAAAGCGATCGCGGGTTCACGAAATGGTCGTTCAGATCAACCGCTTTACCTGATTTGCAAAAGTGGGAACCGCTCCAGCAAAGCCGTTCAGAAGTTTTTGGACGCAGGTTTCGAAAACGTCGTCAACGTCCAAGGCGGAACGTCCGCCTGGGTCGAAGCCGGTCTGCCTGTCGTACGCGGCAAGAAATCGGTTTCATTGGAACGCCAAGTTCGAATCGCGGCTGGATTCTTGGCGTTGCTGGGCGCAGTCCTTGGCTTCTTTGTTCACCCCTACTTCGTCGGAATCTCGGCATTCGTCGGGGCAGGGCTGATGTTTGCCGGAATCACTGATACCTGCGCCATGGGAATGATGCTCGCCAAAATGCCTTGGAACAAGTGTTCGGACGGCGGGTCATGCTCGGTCTAG
- a CDS encoding MBL fold metallo-hydrolase, translating into MLLKYFYDQKLAHASYMVGCQRAKVAVVVDPGRDVEQYLQMAEREGLQLVAVAETHIHADYVSGARELADRVGAKLYVSDEGPAEWKYLYLDDYDSHPMHDGDHFMIGNIRFDVMHTPGHTPESISFVLTDEGGGANEPMGIFTGDFVFVGSIGRPDLLEEAAGLQGTAEPGARDLFKSAERFKTLPDYLQVWPAHGAGSACGKGLGAIPSSTVGYEKRFNPALQFSDEDAFVRYILADQPEAPKYFAVMKRVNKEGPAILGAGHHHKMLEAGAITEAIKSGTVVDLTPSPEFAKGHVPGTINIPLGMLAGWAGWLVDYDRPTYLICQPEQLEEAARVLHKIGVEEIKGGFDTDEIRKSGLATEVYATGTPADLAPSIKAGDVKLLDVRSNDEWNEGHIEQAEHRFLGRLPTVLDQIPSDEKLVVHCRSGARSAIGASVLQAAGFKNVVNLTGGYMAWKAEGLESVK; encoded by the coding sequence ATGTTGCTCAAATATTTTTACGATCAGAAACTCGCCCACGCTTCGTACATGGTCGGATGCCAGCGAGCCAAAGTCGCGGTTGTGGTCGATCCAGGCCGCGACGTCGAGCAATACTTACAGATGGCCGAACGGGAAGGTTTACAACTGGTCGCAGTCGCTGAAACGCATATCCATGCGGACTACGTTTCCGGAGCTCGAGAACTTGCCGACCGAGTCGGCGCAAAACTGTACGTCTCCGATGAAGGCCCCGCCGAGTGGAAGTACCTCTACTTGGACGACTACGACAGTCATCCAATGCACGACGGTGACCACTTCATGATCGGAAACATCCGCTTCGACGTGATGCATACGCCTGGTCATACGCCCGAAAGCATCTCCTTTGTCCTGACCGATGAAGGGGGCGGGGCTAACGAACCGATGGGAATTTTCACAGGCGACTTCGTCTTCGTCGGATCGATCGGACGCCCTGATTTGCTTGAGGAGGCTGCTGGGCTGCAGGGAACGGCGGAACCCGGAGCTCGCGATTTGTTTAAATCCGCCGAACGTTTCAAAACGTTGCCAGACTATCTGCAGGTCTGGCCAGCTCATGGGGCCGGCAGCGCTTGCGGAAAGGGATTGGGCGCAATTCCTTCATCGACCGTCGGTTACGAAAAACGCTTCAACCCCGCGCTGCAGTTCAGCGATGAAGATGCATTTGTTCGTTACATTTTGGCCGATCAACCCGAAGCCCCAAAGTACTTCGCGGTCATGAAACGAGTCAACAAAGAAGGCCCCGCGATCCTCGGAGCCGGTCATCATCACAAGATGCTAGAAGCTGGAGCAATCACCGAGGCGATAAAATCTGGCACGGTCGTCGATCTGACGCCTTCGCCCGAATTCGCCAAGGGACACGTCCCTGGCACCATCAATATTCCCCTGGGCATGCTTGCTGGATGGGCCGGATGGTTGGTTGATTACGATCGCCCAACCTACCTGATCTGCCAGCCCGAACAGTTAGAGGAAGCTGCCCGAGTCCTGCACAAGATCGGCGTTGAAGAAATCAAAGGCGGTTTTGACACAGACGAAATCCGAAAATCGGGTTTGGCAACCGAGGTATACGCAACGGGAACTCCGGCCGATCTCGCTCCGTCCATCAAAGCCGGCGATGTCAAGTTGCTCGACGTGCGGAGCAATGACGAATGGAATGAAGGTCACATTGAACAGGCCGAACACCGTTTCCTGGGACGCTTGCCTACCGTTCTTGATCAAATTCCCAGCGACGAAAAACTGGTCGTGCATTGCCGCAGTGGGGCAAGATCGGCGATCGGCGCCAGCGTCCTTCAAGCGGCCGGGTTCAAGAACGTCGTCAACCTAACGGGCGGCTACATGGCTTGGAAAGCGGAAGGACTTGAGAGCGTGAAATAA
- a CDS encoding cytochrome-c peroxidase → MNCIPFVKGCFAAFLIIGPTHLLGDDWEPLPKNAAIQGDSPDKIELGKKLFFDPRLSATGTVSCNTCHNLMEGGDDGRPTSMGVDGLTGPRNAPTVWNSVFQSSQFWDGRADTLEEQAKGPMIADVEMGMGAHTQVLTRIKQIPAYVLEFQQAFGESDSVTIENTVSAIAAFERTLITPNSNFDKFLSGDSKAISPMAIQGMELFDSLGCTECHSGPALNGWTPETRTAEFAEFPRNMESQYLIRYDLSRDKGRYEATEKEEDAQQFKTPTLRNITLTAPYMHNGNVPSLEEACRVMADTQLDMELDDEEVAQLTAFFKELEGEFPEIVLPRIPSRSGRSVIKPHTDTTKQSL, encoded by the coding sequence ATGAACTGCATTCCATTCGTAAAAGGCTGTTTCGCCGCTTTCCTGATCATCGGACCGACGCACCTGCTTGGTGATGACTGGGAACCGCTTCCCAAGAACGCGGCAATTCAAGGAGACAGCCCCGACAAGATTGAACTAGGAAAGAAACTTTTCTTCGATCCTAGACTCTCCGCTACCGGTACGGTCTCTTGCAATACGTGCCACAATTTAATGGAAGGTGGTGACGACGGTCGGCCGACGTCCATGGGTGTCGACGGATTGACCGGTCCCCGCAATGCACCGACGGTTTGGAATTCCGTATTTCAATCGTCCCAATTCTGGGATGGTCGAGCCGACACGCTGGAGGAACAAGCCAAGGGTCCGATGATCGCCGACGTAGAAATGGGAATGGGCGCCCATACTCAAGTGCTCACTCGCATCAAACAGATTCCGGCCTATGTCTTGGAATTCCAACAGGCGTTTGGAGAATCGGATTCGGTCACCATCGAAAATACCGTATCCGCAATTGCTGCGTTTGAACGAACTCTCATTACGCCCAACTCCAATTTCGACAAATTCCTGTCCGGCGATTCGAAAGCAATCAGCCCGATGGCAATCCAAGGTATGGAGCTATTCGATTCTCTTGGCTGTACGGAGTGCCATTCCGGACCAGCACTCAACGGCTGGACACCCGAAACCCGTACGGCCGAGTTCGCTGAATTCCCTCGCAACATGGAATCGCAATACCTGATTCGATACGATCTGTCGCGCGACAAGGGACGTTACGAAGCGACGGAAAAGGAAGAGGACGCGCAGCAGTTCAAGACACCGACGCTCCGAAACATTACGCTGACCGCTCCCTACATGCACAACGGCAACGTTCCTTCGCTGGAAGAAGCCTGCCGAGTAATGGCCGACACGCAGTTGGACATGGAATTGGACGATGAAGAGGTTGCGCAGTTGACTGCATTCTTCAAAGAACTGGAAGGCGAATTTCCAGAAATCGTGTTACCTCGGATTCCGTCACGTTCTGGCCGCTCAGTGATTAAACCTCACACAGACACTACAAAACAATCACTATAA
- a CDS encoding bacterioferritin, whose product MAHTTTVQNLQRALSMELTATHQYQLHACVLDEWGLEILASKMREEMQEELGHSERFMVRCLFLNADPKVALEKQPVRATSLKHMFEIDLADEKEAIEFYTSASFQANEDRDIGSRQLFEQIALDEEEHMSWLELQLDLLDRMGEPAFIAKYVTVS is encoded by the coding sequence ATGGCACATACAACGACAGTCCAGAACCTTCAGCGTGCGCTGTCGATGGAACTGACTGCTACGCACCAATATCAACTACATGCCTGCGTGCTGGACGAATGGGGTCTTGAAATCCTCGCTTCCAAGATGCGTGAGGAAATGCAAGAGGAACTGGGGCACAGCGAACGGTTCATGGTTCGCTGCCTGTTTCTAAATGCCGATCCCAAGGTAGCACTGGAAAAGCAACCGGTTCGTGCAACATCGCTCAAGCATATGTTCGAAATTGATCTGGCCGACGAAAAGGAAGCGATCGAGTTCTACACATCGGCGTCGTTCCAAGCGAATGAAGATCGAGACATCGGTTCACGGCAGCTATTTGAGCAAATCGCGTTGGATGAAGAAGAGCACATGAGCTGGTTAGAACTGCAACTGGATCTACTTGATCGGATGGGCGAGCCTGCCTTTATCGCGAAATACGTGACGGTTTCCTAA
- a CDS encoding NAD(P)/FAD-dependent oxidoreductase — translation MAHHQIVIVGGGTAGITVAARLRNAAPSLDVAIIEPSEKHYYQPLWTLVGGGLFKPEESGRDEADVVPYGVKWLKDRVETFDPNSNTVTTASGEKVTYDYLIVAPGIQINWDKVKGLKESVGKEGVCSNYSINTVASTWEFIRNLKEGVALFTQPAGAVKCGGAPQKICYLAEDHFRRSGVRDKIEVIFTLAGPRLFAVDKYREVLEKVAQRKGVEPRFRHNLVEIRSASKEAIYRHMDTDEEIVIKYDMIHVTPPMGAPDFVSSSELAGEGGWVDVDKHTLQHTRFANVYALGDASSLPTSKTGAAIRKQAPVLVSNLLSNMNQEPQVASYDGYTSCPVVTGYDSLVLAEFDYSGQPAETFPFDQAKERFSMFLLKKFGLPAMYWHGMLHGRV, via the coding sequence ATGGCTCATCATCAAATTGTTATTGTCGGCGGTGGGACGGCTGGTATTACCGTCGCGGCACGCCTACGGAACGCCGCTCCATCACTCGATGTGGCCATCATCGAACCATCCGAAAAACATTACTACCAGCCGCTTTGGACTTTGGTAGGAGGTGGTCTGTTTAAACCGGAAGAATCGGGCCGGGACGAAGCGGATGTCGTACCGTATGGCGTTAAATGGCTGAAGGATCGCGTGGAAACCTTCGACCCCAACAGCAACACCGTCACAACCGCCAGCGGTGAGAAGGTGACCTACGACTATCTGATCGTGGCACCCGGCATCCAAATCAACTGGGACAAAGTAAAAGGTCTGAAGGAATCCGTTGGCAAAGAAGGCGTGTGCAGCAACTACTCCATCAATACCGTCGCCAGCACATGGGAATTCATTCGCAACCTGAAGGAAGGGGTTGCGTTATTTACTCAACCTGCCGGTGCAGTGAAGTGCGGAGGAGCTCCTCAAAAGATTTGCTATTTGGCAGAGGATCACTTTCGACGCAGTGGAGTTCGAGACAAAATCGAAGTCATCTTCACCCTCGCTGGGCCACGTCTATTCGCGGTTGACAAATATCGCGAAGTGCTAGAAAAAGTCGCCCAACGGAAAGGCGTCGAACCTCGGTTTCGTCACAACTTGGTCGAAATCCGCTCAGCAAGCAAAGAAGCTATCTATCGTCACATGGATACCGACGAAGAAATCGTGATCAAATACGACATGATTCACGTCACTCCGCCGATGGGCGCCCCGGACTTTGTTTCAAGTAGTGAACTGGCGGGTGAAGGTGGTTGGGTGGATGTCGACAAACACACGTTGCAGCACACCCGATTCGCAAACGTCTACGCACTTGGCGACGCCTCCAGTTTACCCACCAGTAAAACGGGCGCCGCAATCCGCAAACAAGCTCCTGTGCTGGTCAGTAACCTATTGTCAAACATGAACCAAGAACCACAAGTCGCCAGCTACGACGGGTACACGTCATGCCCAGTGGTAACAGGTTACGACAGTCTGGTCTTGGCAGAATTCGACTACAGCGGTCAGCCAGCAGAAACATTCCCGTTCGACCAAGCCAAAGAACGGTTTAGTATGTTCCTATTGAAGAAATTCGGCCTTCCAGCAATGTACTGGCATGGAATGCTGCATGGTCGCGTCTAG